In Streptomyces puniciscabiei, a single genomic region encodes these proteins:
- a CDS encoding 2'-5' RNA ligase family protein — protein sequence MGTVTIGVSIAVPEPHGRLLQERRAGFGDAAAHGIPTHVTLLPPTEVDESELPAVERHLTEVAASGRPFPMRLSGTGTFRPLSPVVYVRVVQGAEECTLLQQRVRDASGPVARDLQFPYHPHVTVAHGIDEAAMDRAFEELAGFDAQWPCTGFALYEQGADGVWRKLREFTFGGSVVPSQAGAVRGLGRSAVS from the coding sequence GTGGGGACCGTAACGATCGGCGTGTCGATCGCGGTCCCGGAGCCTCACGGCCGCCTGCTCCAGGAGCGGCGCGCGGGCTTCGGCGACGCCGCGGCTCACGGCATCCCCACGCATGTCACGCTGCTGCCGCCGACCGAGGTCGACGAGAGCGAGTTGCCGGCCGTCGAGAGGCACCTCACCGAGGTCGCCGCGAGCGGGCGGCCGTTCCCGATGCGGCTGTCCGGCACCGGCACGTTCCGTCCGCTCTCCCCGGTGGTCTACGTCCGCGTCGTCCAGGGCGCCGAGGAGTGCACCCTGTTGCAGCAGCGGGTCCGGGACGCCTCCGGGCCGGTGGCGCGTGACCTGCAGTTCCCGTACCACCCTCATGTCACCGTCGCGCACGGCATCGACGAGGCGGCGATGGACCGGGCGTTCGAGGAGCTGGCCGGCTTCGACGCGCAGTGGCCGTGCACGGGTTTCGCGCTGTACGAGCAGGGGGCCGACGGGGTGTGGCGCAAGCTGCGGGAGTTCACGTTCGGGGGGTCCGTGGTGCCGTCGCAGGCCGGTGCGGTTCGGGGATTGGGCCGTAGCGCGGTGTCGTAG
- the trpS gene encoding tryptophan--tRNA ligase, whose product MATADEPRVLSGIQPTAGSFHLGNYLGAVRQWVALQESHDAFYMVVDLHAITVPQDPKELRANTRLAAAQLLAAGLDPDRCTLFVQSHVPEHAQLAWIMNCLTGFGEASRMTQFKDKSAKQGADRASVGLFTYPILQVADILLYQANEVPVGEDQRQHIELTRDLAERFNGRFGQTFTIPSPYILKETAKIYDLQDPSIKMSKSASTPKGLINLLDEPKTTAKKVKSAVTDTDTVIRYDTENKPGVSNLLTIYSTLTGKSVAELEREYEGKMYGALKTDLAEVMVEFVTPFRERTQQYLDDSETLDSILAKGAEKARAVAAETLAQAYDRVGFLSAKH is encoded by the coding sequence ATGGCCACTGCTGACGAACCCCGCGTGCTCTCCGGCATCCAGCCCACCGCCGGCTCGTTCCACCTCGGCAACTACCTCGGCGCCGTCCGCCAGTGGGTGGCCCTGCAGGAGTCCCACGACGCGTTCTACATGGTCGTCGACCTGCACGCGATCACGGTCCCCCAGGACCCGAAGGAGCTGCGCGCCAACACCCGCCTGGCCGCCGCCCAGCTCCTCGCGGCCGGTCTGGACCCCGACCGCTGCACGCTGTTCGTCCAGAGCCACGTCCCCGAGCACGCCCAGCTCGCCTGGATCATGAACTGCCTCACCGGCTTCGGCGAGGCCAGCCGCATGACCCAGTTCAAGGACAAGTCCGCCAAGCAGGGCGCCGACCGGGCGAGCGTCGGCCTGTTCACGTACCCGATCCTGCAGGTCGCCGACATCCTCCTCTACCAGGCGAACGAGGTGCCGGTGGGCGAGGACCAGCGCCAGCACATCGAGCTGACCCGCGACCTGGCCGAGCGTTTCAACGGCCGCTTCGGGCAGACGTTCACGATCCCGTCGCCGTACATCCTCAAGGAGACGGCGAAGATCTACGACCTGCAGGACCCGTCGATCAAGATGAGCAAGTCGGCGTCCACGCCGAAGGGCCTGATCAACCTGCTCGACGAGCCGAAGACCACCGCCAAGAAGGTCAAGAGCGCCGTCACCGACACCGACACCGTGATCCGCTACGACACGGAGAACAAGCCGGGCGTGTCGAACCTGCTCACCATCTACTCCACCCTCACCGGCAAGTCGGTCGCGGAGCTGGAGCGGGAGTACGAGGGCAAGATGTACGGCGCCCTCAAGACCGACCTCGCCGAGGTCATGGTCGAGTTCGTGACGCCGTTCCGGGAGCGCACCCAGCAGTACCTGGACGACTCCGAGACCCTCGACTCGATCCTGGCCAAGGGCGCGGAGAAGGCGCGCGCCGTCGCCGCGGAGACGCTCGCGCAGGCGTACGACCGGGTGGGCTTCCTGTCGGCGAAGCACTGA
- a CDS encoding glycine hydroxymethyltransferase, which translates to MSKQHLSTESTAFRAALDVIRAVEPRVADAIGQEVTDQRAMLKLIASENYASPATLLAMGNWFSDKYAEGTVGRRFYAGCRNVDTVESLAAEHAKELFGARHAYVQPHSGIDANLVAFWAVLADRVEAPFLEKAGARQVNDLTEADWAELRQAFGNQRMLGMSLDAGGHLTHGFRPNISGKMFDQRSYGTDPATGLIDYDALRAQAREFKPLIIVAGYSAYPRLVNFRIMREIADEVGATLMVDMAHFAGLVAGKVLTGDFDPVPHAQIVTTTTHKSLRGPRGGMVLCDDSLKDQVDRGCPMVLGGPLPHVMAAKAVALAEARQPAFQDYAQRIVDNSKALAEGLMRRGATLVTGGTDNHLNLIDVATSYGLTGRQAEAALLDSGIVTNRNAIPADPNGAWYTSGIRIGTPALTTRGLGTAEMDEVAGLIDRVLTTTEPGTTKSGAPSKAAHVLDEKVSQEIAQRATDLVAAFPLYPEIDLG; encoded by the coding sequence ATGTCGAAGCAGCACCTCTCCACCGAGTCCACCGCCTTCCGCGCCGCCCTCGACGTCATCCGCGCCGTGGAACCGCGCGTGGCCGACGCCATCGGCCAGGAGGTGACCGACCAGCGCGCGATGCTCAAGCTGATCGCCTCCGAGAACTACGCCTCCCCGGCCACCCTGCTGGCGATGGGCAACTGGTTCAGCGACAAGTACGCCGAGGGCACCGTCGGCCGCCGCTTCTACGCCGGCTGCCGCAACGTCGACACGGTGGAGTCCCTGGCCGCCGAGCACGCCAAGGAGCTCTTCGGCGCCCGCCACGCCTACGTCCAGCCGCACTCCGGCATCGACGCCAACCTCGTCGCCTTCTGGGCCGTCCTCGCCGACCGGGTCGAGGCCCCCTTCCTGGAGAAGGCCGGCGCCCGCCAGGTCAACGACCTGACCGAGGCCGACTGGGCCGAGCTGCGCCAGGCCTTCGGCAACCAGCGCATGCTCGGCATGTCCCTGGACGCCGGCGGCCACCTCACCCACGGCTTCCGCCCGAACATCTCCGGCAAGATGTTCGACCAGCGCTCCTACGGCACCGACCCGGCCACCGGCCTCATCGACTACGACGCCCTGCGCGCCCAGGCCCGCGAGTTCAAGCCGCTGATCATCGTCGCCGGCTACTCGGCGTACCCCCGTCTGGTGAACTTCCGGATCATGCGCGAGATCGCCGACGAGGTCGGCGCGACCCTCATGGTCGACATGGCCCACTTCGCGGGCCTGGTCGCCGGCAAGGTCCTGACCGGCGACTTCGACCCGGTCCCGCACGCCCAGATCGTGACGACCACCACCCACAAGTCCCTGCGCGGCCCGCGCGGCGGCATGGTCCTGTGCGACGACTCCCTGAAGGACCAGGTCGACCGCGGCTGCCCGATGGTCCTCGGCGGCCCGCTCCCGCACGTCATGGCCGCCAAGGCCGTCGCCCTCGCCGAGGCCCGTCAGCCCGCCTTCCAGGACTACGCCCAGCGCATCGTCGACAACTCGAAGGCGCTGGCCGAGGGCCTTATGCGGCGCGGCGCCACCCTGGTGACGGGCGGCACGGACAACCACCTCAACCTGATCGACGTCGCCACCTCCTACGGCCTCACCGGCCGCCAGGCCGAGGCCGCCCTCCTGGACTCGGGCATCGTCACCAACCGCAACGCCATCCCGGCCGACCCCAACGGCGCCTGGTACACCTCCGGCATCCGCATCGGCACCCCCGCGCTCACCACCCGCGGTCTCGGCACGGCGGAGATGGACGAGGTGGCGGGCCTGATCGACCGCGTCCTCACCACCACCGAGCCGGGCACCACCAAGTCGGGCGCCCCGTCCAAGGCGGCCCACGTCCTGGACGAGAAGGTCTCCCAGGAGATCGCCCAGCGCGCGACGGACCTGGTGGCGGCGTTCCCGCTCTACCCGGAAATCGACCTGGGCTGA
- the rocD gene encoding ornithine--oxo-acid transaminase — protein MTTAEDLIAAADAHSAHTYHPLPVVVATAEGAWMTDVSGRRYLDFLAGYSALNFGHRHPRLVAAARAQLERVTLTSRAFHHDRFAAFCTELAELCGMESVLPMNTGAEAVESAVKTARKWGYRVKGVPAEMAKIVVAGGNFHGRTTTIISFSTDPDSRADFGPYTPGFQIVPYGDLTAMRQAMTENTVAVLLEPIQGENGVVVPPEGYLAAVRELTRERNVLFVADEVQSGLGRTGRTFACEHEGVVPDMYVLGKALGGGIVPVSAVVSSAEVLGVFRPGEHGSTFGGNPLACAVALEVIAMLRTGEFQARAAELGERLHRDLGALLDTGAVTAVRGRGLWAGVDIAPKAGTARQVSERLMERGVLVKDTHRATVRLAPPLVIGEEELEWGLEQLRTVLGT, from the coding sequence GTGACCACTGCGGAAGACCTGATCGCCGCCGCCGACGCGCACAGCGCGCACACCTACCACCCGCTGCCGGTCGTCGTCGCCACCGCCGAGGGGGCCTGGATGACGGACGTGTCGGGCCGCCGCTACCTGGACTTCCTGGCCGGCTACTCGGCGCTGAACTTCGGGCACCGCCACCCGCGGCTGGTGGCGGCGGCGCGGGCCCAGCTGGAGCGGGTGACGCTGACCTCCCGGGCCTTCCACCACGACCGGTTCGCCGCGTTCTGCACCGAGCTGGCGGAGCTGTGCGGGATGGAGTCGGTGCTGCCCATGAACACGGGGGCGGAGGCCGTCGAGAGCGCGGTGAAGACGGCCCGGAAGTGGGGGTACCGGGTGAAGGGGGTGCCCGCGGAGATGGCGAAGATCGTCGTCGCGGGCGGCAACTTCCACGGCCGTACGACGACGATCATCAGCTTCTCCACCGACCCCGATTCCCGGGCGGACTTCGGGCCGTACACGCCGGGGTTCCAGATCGTCCCGTACGGCGATCTGACCGCGATGCGTCAGGCGATGACGGAGAACACCGTGGCGGTGCTGCTGGAGCCGATCCAGGGCGAGAACGGGGTGGTCGTGCCGCCGGAGGGCTATCTGGCCGCCGTCCGTGAGCTGACCCGCGAGCGGAACGTGCTCTTCGTCGCCGACGAGGTCCAGTCGGGTCTCGGCCGCACCGGGCGGACCTTCGCGTGCGAGCACGAGGGGGTGGTCCCGGACATGTACGTGCTGGGCAAGGCGCTGGGCGGCGGGATCGTGCCGGTGTCGGCGGTGGTGTCGAGCGCGGAGGTGCTCGGGGTGTTCCGGCCGGGCGAGCACGGCTCGACGTTCGGCGGGAATCCGCTGGCCTGCGCGGTGGCGCTGGAGGTGATCGCGATGCTGCGCACGGGCGAGTTCCAGGCGCGGGCGGCCGAGCTGGGCGAGCGGTTGCACCGGGACCTGGGCGCGCTGCTCGACACGGGCGCGGTGACGGCGGTGCGCGGGCGCGGGCTGTGGGCGGGCGTGGACATCGCGCCGAAGGCCGGCACGGCGCGGCAGGTCTCCGAGCGGCTGATGGAGCGCGGGGTGCTGGTGAAGGACACCCACCGCGCCACCGTACGCCTCGCTCCGCCGCTGGTGATCGGCGAGGAGGAACTGGAGTGGGGGCTGGAGCAGCTGCGGACCGTCCTGGGGACCTAG
- a CDS encoding glutathionylspermidine synthase family protein, which yields MERRTTTPRPGWQQTVEAQGLVHPLTRHPDGSLRPYWDESAYYVFSLAEVEALEETVEELHRMCLAAAEHIVARDRLADLGITDPRVTAAVTEAWRRRAELPSVYGRFDLRYDGTGPAKLLEYNADTPTSLVEAASPQWFWMEDRFPGADQWNSLHERLVEAWRTQAALLPPGSPLHFAHSSADELGEDLMTVAYLKETAEQAGLDTDWLSMEEIGWDTLSGRFVDNQLRFIRGIFKLYPWEWLTTDAFGGHVLDTLDNGGGTGSTLWIEPAWKMLLSNKALLAVLWELYPGHPNLLPAYLDGPRELAGAPGYVAKPLLGREGEGVTVHRPGAPPVLREEPCCYQQLAPLPAFDGNHVVLGAWVVQDEAAGLGIRESSGLITDEYARFLPHVIL from the coding sequence ATGGAACGCCGTACCACCACTCCCCGCCCCGGCTGGCAGCAGACCGTCGAGGCGCAGGGGCTCGTCCACCCCCTCACCCGCCACCCCGACGGTTCCCTGCGCCCCTACTGGGACGAGAGCGCCTACTACGTCTTCTCCCTGGCGGAGGTCGAGGCGCTGGAGGAGACCGTCGAGGAGCTGCACCGCATGTGCCTCGCGGCCGCCGAGCACATCGTGGCGCGCGACCGGCTCGCCGACCTCGGCATCACCGATCCGCGCGTGACCGCCGCCGTCACCGAGGCCTGGCGGCGCCGCGCCGAACTCCCTTCCGTCTACGGCCGGTTCGACCTCCGCTACGACGGCACCGGCCCCGCGAAGCTGCTCGAGTACAACGCCGACACCCCGACCTCGCTGGTCGAGGCGGCCTCGCCGCAGTGGTTCTGGATGGAGGATCGCTTCCCCGGCGCCGACCAGTGGAACTCCCTGCACGAACGCCTCGTCGAGGCCTGGCGGACCCAGGCCGCGCTGCTGCCCCCCGGCAGCCCGTTGCACTTCGCCCATTCCTCGGCCGACGAACTCGGCGAGGACCTGATGACGGTCGCCTATCTGAAGGAGACCGCGGAACAGGCCGGCCTCGACACCGACTGGCTGTCCATGGAGGAGATCGGCTGGGACACCCTCTCCGGCCGCTTCGTCGACAACCAGCTCCGTTTCATCCGCGGCATCTTCAAGCTCTACCCCTGGGAGTGGCTCACCACCGACGCGTTCGGCGGGCACGTCCTGGACACCCTCGACAACGGCGGCGGCACCGGCAGCACCCTGTGGATCGAACCCGCCTGGAAGATGCTGCTCAGCAACAAGGCCCTGCTGGCGGTCCTCTGGGAGCTGTACCCCGGCCACCCCAACCTCCTCCCCGCCTACCTCGACGGCCCCCGCGAGCTGGCCGGTGCACCCGGCTACGTCGCCAAGCCGCTGCTCGGCCGCGAGGGCGAGGGCGTCACCGTGCACCGGCCGGGCGCACCCCCCGTACTCCGCGAAGAGCCCTGCTGCTACCAGCAGCTCGCGCCCCTGCCCGCCTTCGACGGCAACCACGTCGTCCTCGGCGCGTGGGTCGTCCAGGACGAGGCCGCCGGCCTGGGCATCCGCGAGTCCTCGGGCCTGATCACCGACGAGTACGCCCGCTTCCTGCCGCATGTGATCCTCTAG